The Siniperca chuatsi isolate FFG_IHB_CAS linkage group LG7, ASM2008510v1, whole genome shotgun sequence genome includes a window with the following:
- the hnrnpul1 gene encoding heterogeneous nuclear ribonucleoprotein U-like protein 1 — MSVDVKKLKVNELKEELQRRGLDTRGLKADLVERLKAALEVEAQADTSEPGEPEDEYCQDTQDNDDGEDAEEQQEPAEDYGDGEVEGDGEGEGDVPQEEDEGRDSGGYYEDEEAEGEPYESQLTSDSGHSMPDFTADVNIHKSDMMSEEETKPVPEPEENVESKQEVKVEVKIEDDREAAGDRQQDIHGTEHQREQDGAAQGEQVKVEADKGGHYGRKRPHEENRGYGYYEHREDKRSRTPQPPAEDEEENIDDTLVTIDTYNCDLHFKVSRDRYSGYPLTIEGFAYLWAGARASHGVTQGRVCYEMKINEEIPVKHLPSSEPDPHVVRIGWSLNHCSTQLGEEPFSFGYGGTGKKSSDCKFADFGEKFGENDVIGCYIDFDSGDEVEMGYSKNGVWLGVAFRTTKKALAGRALFPHVLVKNCAVEFNFGQKLEPYFPPPEGYTYIHNLDMENKIRGTKGPATKSECEILMMVGLPACGKTTWAIKYAETNPEKKYNILGTNAIMDKMKVMGLRRQKNYAGRWDVLIQQATQCLNRLIEIAARKRRNYILDQTNVYGSARRRKMRPFEGFQRKAIVICPTDEDLKERTLKQTNEQGKDVPDHAVLEMKANFTLPEACDFLEAVTFIELQRDEAENLLKQYNEEGRKAGPPPEKRFDNRQGGFRGRGSGSFQRYDNRDVSRGGYQNRSGDGGSGYRGGYNRGNYSQNRWGSSYRDGGSDARGGYNRNQQSGGSYNRPAPYNKGGYNQSYSQSYSPGYNQGSYNQNYYSNYSQYPGYSQSYSQTPTTAQTYNHHQQQPQQQPQQQPQQQSYNQQYQQYAQQWQQYYQNQNQWNQYYSQYGSYPGQGSHGSSSGSQ; from the exons ATGAGTGTTGACGTGAAGAAACTGAAAGTCAACGAATTAAAAGAGGAGCTCCAGCGCCGCGGCCTGGACACCAGAGGCCTGAAGGCAGACCTGGTGGAGAGGCTGAAAGCCGCTCTGGAGGTTGAAGCCCAAGCTGATACCTCAGAGCCAGGGGAGCCAGAGGATGAATACTGCCAGGACACCCAAGACAACGACGATGGAGAAGATGCCGAAGAGCAGCAAG AACCAGCTGAGGACTATGGTGATGGTGAAGTTGAAGGAGATGGTGAAGGTGAAGGTGATGTCCCtcaagaggaagatgagggTAGAGATTCAGGTGGTTACTACGAGGATGAGGAGGCAGAAGGCGAACCTTACGAAAGTCAACTAACTTCAGACTCAGGTCACAGCATGCCTGACTTCACTGCAGATGTCAATATACACAAATCTGACATGATGTCAGAGGAAGAGACCAAGCCTGTGCCAGAGCCAGAGGAGAACGTTGAGAGCAAACAAG AAGTCAAAGTGGAGGTCAAAATAGAAGATGACCGCGAGGCTGCTGGAGACAGGCAACAAGATATTCATGGCACAGAACATCAGCGCGAGCAAGATGGCGCCGCTCAGGGTGAGCAAGTCAAAGTGGAAGCTGATAAAGGTGGACACTACGGCCGCAAGAGACCACATGAGGAGAACAGGGGTTACGGCTACTATGAGCACCGCGAGGACAAGAG ATCCCGCACACCACAGCCCCCTGctgaagatgaagaagagaaCATAGATGACACTCTTGTCACAATTGATACAT acaaCTGTGATCTGCACTTCAAAGTGTCCCGAGATCGCTACAGTGGTTATCCACTGACCATCGAAGGCTTTGCTTATCTGTGGGCTGGAGCAAGAGCTTCACATGGTGTCACCCAGGGCCGTGTGTGTTATGAGATGAAG ATCAATGAGGAAATTCCCGTAAAGCACCTGCCTAGTAGTGAGCCAGATCCCCATGTGGTCAGAATTGGATGGTCACTCAACCACTGCAGCACTCAGCTTG GTGAGGAGCCCTTTTCCTTTGGATACGGAGGAACAGGAAAGAAATCCTCTGACTGTAAGTTTGCAGACTTTGGCGAGAAGTTTGGTGAAAACGACGTCATCGGCTGTTACATT GACTTTGACAGTGGTGACGAGGTAGAGATGGGCTATTCTAAGAATGGAGTGTGGTTGGGCGTTGCTTTCCGGACAACCAAGAAGGCGCTGGCAGGCCGTGCTCTGTTCCCTCACGTCCTGGTGAAGAATTGTGCTGTTGAGTTCAACTTTGGACAGAAGCTGGAGCCGTACTTTCCCCCACCAGAAGGATACACATACATCCACAATCTTGACATGGAGAACAAAATCAGAGGCACTAAGGGACCTGCCACCAAATCTGAATGTGAG ATCTTGATGATGGTTGGCCTGCCGGCCTGCGGAAAGACCACTTGGGCCATAAAGTATGCAGAGACTAACCCTGAGAAGAAGTACAACATCTTGGGCACAAATGCCATCATGGACAAGATGAAG GTGATGGGTTTGCGTCGCCAGAAGAACTACGCCGGGCGCTGGGATGTTCTGATACAGCAGGCCACCCAGTGTCTGAACAGGCTGATTGAGATTGCTGCGCGCAAGAGACGCAACTACATCCTAGATCAG ACAAATGTATATGGATCAGCAAGGAGACGAAAAATGCGTCCTTTTGAAGGTTTTCAACGCAAGGCTATTGTAATTTGTCCCACGGACGAGGATTTAAAAGAACGAACATTAAAGCAAACCAATGAGCAGGGGAAGGATGTGCCCGATCATGCTGTTTTAGAAATGAAAG CCAACTTTACTCTCCCTGAGGCTTGCGACTTCCTGGAGGCGGTGACGTTCATTGAGCTGCAGCGAGATGAGGCTGAAAATCTGCTGAAGCAGTACAATGAGGAGGGCCGCAAGGCTGGCCCGCCCCCTGAGAAACGCTTTGACAACAGGCAAGGCGGGTTCCGTGGCCGCGGCAGTGGTAGCTTCCAGCGGTATGACAACCGTGATGTGTCCCGCGGTGGATACCAGAACCGCAGTGGAGATGGAGGCAGTGGATACAGAGGAG GCTACAATCGTGGCAACTATAGCCAGAACCGTTGGGGCAGCAGCTACCGCGATGGAGGCTCTGATGCACGCGGTGGATATAACCGCAACCAGCAGTCAGGAGGAAGCTACAATCGCCCAGCCCCTTACAACAAGGGAGGATACAACCAG AGCTACAGCCAGAGCTACAGTCCAGGGTACAACCAGGGCAGCTACAACCAGAATTATTACAGCAACTACAGTCAGTACCCAGGATACAGCCAGAGCTACAGTCAGACACCTACCACTGCCCAGACATACAACCACCACCAGCAACAGCCACAGCAGCAaccgcagcagcagccacaacAACAGAGCTACAACCAGCAATATCAGCAG TATGctcagcagtggcagcagtactaccagaaccagaaccagtgGAACCAGTATTACAGCCAGTACGGCAGCTACCCTGGACAGGGCAGCCACGGCTCATCTTCTGGTTCTCAGTAG
- the opa3 gene encoding optic atrophy 3 protein homolog, giving the protein MVVGAFPIAKLLYLGVRQMSKPVANRIKAGAKRSEFFKNYICLPPAQLYHWIEMRTKMRIMGFRGTIVKPLNEDAAAELGAELLGEAVIFLVGGGCMILEYSRQAANSRHKEEELNDTITSLKTQLAELTLTTETLDTQLRQINRQLLSFSVSTKK; this is encoded by the exons ATGGTTGTCGGTGCTTTCCCTATCGCCAAGCTCCTCTACCTCGGAGTAAGGCAGATGAGCAAGCCTGTAGCGAACCGAATAAAAGCGGGAGCAAAGAGAAGCGAGTTCTTTAAGAATTACATCTGTCTGCCGCCGGCACAGC TTTACCACTGGATTGAGATGAGAACGAAGATGCGGATCATGGGCTTTCGGGGTACCATCGTTAAGCCACTGAATGAGGATGCGGCTGCAGAGCTGGGTGCAGAGTTGCTGGGAGAAGCAGTCATCTTCCTCGTTGGTGGTGGATGTATGATTCTGGAGTACAGCAGGCAGGCTGCTAACTCGCGTCACAAAGAAGAGGAGCTGAACGACACCATCACAAGCCTAAAGACTCAACTAGCAGAACTAACACTAACCACAGAGACTTTAGATACTCAGCTGAGACAGATCAACAGGCAACtgctgtcattttctgtttccacCAAAAAGTGA